From the genome of Campylobacter concisus, one region includes:
- a CDS encoding GatB/YqeY domain-containing protein encodes MSIREQILADIKEAMKAKDEFKRDTLRTLNAALKQVEVDQRIEMTDEVVLPLLQKEIKKRADSVELYIKGAREDLAKKEQGEIELIKAYLPAQLSDEELKEKIKKIIERAGKNLGAVMKMAKDEIGASAEAKRISMIAKELLA; translated from the coding sequence ATGAGTATAAGAGAGCAAATTTTAGCTGATATAAAAGAGGCTATGAAGGCAAAAGATGAGTTTAAAAGAGATACTTTAAGAACGCTAAATGCAGCACTTAAACAAGTTGAAGTCGATCAAAGGATCGAAATGACTGATGAAGTGGTACTCCCACTGCTTCAAAAGGAGATCAAAAAGAGGGCTGACTCGGTTGAGCTTTATATAAAAGGTGCTAGAGAGGATTTGGCTAAAAAAGAGCAGGGCGAGATTGAGCTTATTAAGGCATATTTGCCAGCACAGCTAAGTGATGAAGAGCTTAAAGAAAAAATAAAAAAGATTATTGAAAGAGCTGGCAAAAATTTAGGTGCTGTAATGAAAATGGCAAAAGATGAGATCGGAGCAAGTGCTGAAGCAAAACGCATAAGTATGATCGCAAAAGAGCTTTTGGCTTAA
- a CDS encoding S41 family peptidase: protein MNKFSRFFALKITGALFISSVAVNALFAKSEDEANAKLEALSKLTKTISTVEKYYVDDIKFKEIIDKAIAGLMQNLDAHSSFLNEKAYKDMQVQTSGEFGGLGITVGIKDSALTVISPIEDTPADKAGIKSGDIILRIDGNSTIGTTIDEAVNKMRGKPKTPITITILRKGEQKPFDVKIIRDLIKVESVYAKMIENDNILYVRVTNFDKNVVTKVKEAIKEYPKASGIILDLRNNPGGLLNQAVDLVDLFVDNGVIVSQKGRDASENVEYKASASKTLSKLPLVALVNGGSASASEIVSGSLQDHKRAVIIGENTFGKGSVQVILPIDDTEALRLTIARYYLPSGRTIQAVGVTPDVVVHPGKVPQSDDSAFSIKESELKAHLKSELNKINPTSEGNKTEAKDDKKIITQKKVDEDIQLKTAIDTIKILKIKQ from the coding sequence TTGAATAAATTTAGTAGATTTTTTGCACTAAAAATCACAGGTGCCTTGTTTATATCAAGCGTAGCAGTAAATGCACTTTTTGCAAAGAGTGAAGACGAAGCAAATGCGAAGCTTGAAGCACTTTCAAAGCTTACAAAAACAATTTCAACCGTTGAAAAATACTATGTTGATGACATTAAATTTAAAGAGATCATCGATAAAGCCATTGCTGGTTTAATGCAAAATTTAGATGCTCACTCAAGCTTTTTAAATGAAAAAGCTTACAAAGATATGCAGGTGCAAACAAGTGGAGAATTTGGTGGCCTTGGCATAACAGTAGGCATTAAAGATAGCGCATTAACCGTTATCTCACCGATAGAAGATACCCCAGCTGATAAAGCAGGTATAAAATCGGGCGACATTATCTTAAGGATAGATGGGAACTCAACTATTGGTACAACGATAGATGAGGCAGTAAATAAAATGCGCGGCAAGCCAAAAACTCCAATAACTATCACAATTTTGCGAAAAGGTGAGCAAAAACCATTTGACGTAAAGATCATAAGAGATCTTATAAAAGTTGAGTCTGTCTATGCAAAAATGATAGAAAATGACAACATTCTTTATGTGCGTGTCACAAATTTTGACAAAAATGTTGTTACAAAGGTAAAAGAAGCGATCAAAGAATATCCAAAAGCAAGTGGCATCATACTTGATCTTAGGAATAACCCTGGCGGACTTTTAAATCAAGCTGTTGATCTAGTTGATCTTTTTGTAGATAACGGCGTCATCGTCTCTCAAAAAGGTCGCGACGCATCTGAAAATGTAGAGTATAAAGCAAGTGCTAGTAAAACTCTTTCAAAACTACCGCTTGTTGCACTAGTAAATGGCGGAAGTGCTAGTGCTAGCGAGATCGTAAGTGGCTCACTTCAAGATCATAAACGTGCTGTAATAATCGGCGAAAATACCTTTGGCAAAGGAAGCGTCCAAGTGATCCTACCAATAGACGACACCGAAGCACTAAGACTAACCATCGCAAGATACTACTTGCCAAGTGGTAGAACTATCCAAGCAGTTGGCGTAACACCTGATGTAGTCGTGCATCCTGGCAAAGTGCCGCAAAGTGACGATAGTGCATTTAGCATCAAAGAGAGCGAGCTAAAAGCACACCTAAAAAGCGAGCTAAATAAGATAAATCCTACAAGCGAGGGCAATAAAACTGAAGCAAAAGATGATAAAAAGATAATCACGCAAAAAAAAGTTGATGAAGATATTCAATTAAAAACAGCAATTGATACGATCAAAATTTTAAAAATAAAACAATAA
- a CDS encoding disulfide bond formation protein DsbA — translation MVIAIDLGSNTFRVALVKKEQNGFSNEQIYEKIVGAARGLNESGKIADESKNRLFEAISEAKSKFDFDKFTCVAVATEAFRVASNSEEIFSEIREKFGINFHIISGKAEAKLTFLGVQNAFKKLGINENFSVIDIGGASSEIGKDGNFMSFKFGIITFFEKFKTLDLMQENAKIYTKDAREFLNSLKNKFIVLTSGVPTTIAALRLGLNYENYNPKKVSGYELKNDDLAWFMDELLKMDDKSADTAVGRSRKYPLIAGTLLLEELLSGQEAKFLVIDDGLREGVGVAYMQGKFQEIITNF, via the coding sequence TTGGTTATAGCGATCGATCTTGGCTCAAACACATTTCGCGTAGCGCTTGTCAAAAAAGAACAAAATGGCTTTAGTAATGAGCAAATTTATGAAAAGATAGTTGGAGCTGCTAGAGGGCTAAATGAAAGTGGCAAGATAGCAGATGAGTCTAAAAATAGGCTCTTTGAAGCGATATCGGAGGCTAAAAGTAAATTTGATTTTGATAAATTTACATGCGTAGCAGTCGCAACTGAGGCTTTTAGGGTGGCGTCAAATAGTGAGGAAATTTTTAGCGAGATAAGAGAGAAATTTGGCATAAATTTTCATATCATCAGCGGTAAAGCAGAAGCAAAACTTACATTTTTGGGTGTTCAAAATGCTTTTAAAAAGCTTGGAATAAATGAAAATTTTAGCGTCATTGACATCGGTGGGGCAAGCTCAGAGATCGGCAAAGATGGAAATTTTATGAGCTTTAAATTTGGCATTATTACATTTTTTGAGAAATTTAAAACGCTTGATTTAATGCAAGAAAACGCAAAAATTTATACAAAAGATGCAAGAGAATTTTTAAATAGCTTAAAAAATAAATTTATCGTGCTGACTTCTGGCGTACCAACTACTATCGCAGCGCTACGACTAGGACTTAACTACGAAAACTATAATCCAAAAAAAGTAAGCGGATATGAGCTTAAAAATGACGATCTTGCTTGGTTTATGGATGAGCTTTTAAAGATGGACGATAAGAGTGCTGACACAGCGGTTGGAAGAAGTAGAAAGTATCCGCTCATCGCTGGAACCTTGCTTTTAGAGGAGCTTTTAAGTGGGCAAGAAGCAAAATTTTTAGTTATTGACGATGGGCTTAGAGAGGGTGTTGGGGTGGCCTATATGCAAGGAAAATTTCAAGAAATTATCACAAATTTTTAG
- a CDS encoding MacB family efflux pump subunit produces the protein MINLKNITKSFKLGDNDIEILHGINLEIKKGEFIAIIGQSGSGKSTLMNILGCLDSPSGGRYLLDGKDISKFDSDALAKLRRDKFGFIFQRYNLLSTMNALENVVLPSIYAGANKSEREKRAYELLDSLGLSEKAKNLPNKLSGGQQQRVSIARALMNGGEIILADEPTGALDSKSGLRVMEILVDLYKKGHTIIIVTHDPKIAEYASRVIEIKDGNIVSDNVKNSEIYEATKQTQPEKSKFTYYKDQLIESFKMSVNAMLTHKLRSLLTMLGIIIGITAVVSVVALGKGSQEQILAGIRKIGTNTIDIMPGKGFGDMLSGRVKTLSISDANMLSKQSFLDSVTPNTSTSGVLTYENISLTATLKGGGVGSFDVNGLKLEKGRIYDEDEVLNSDSVTLIDQNTKNSIFKSEDPIGKIILFNKKPLRIIGVLQKDDFKMGDSSTLKIYAPYTTVLNKVTGDKFISSVTAKVNEGVNAQIAEKTLTELLEIKHGKKDFFTRNSDSIKQTIEETVSTMSLLISSIAVISLVVGGIGVMNIMLVSVTERTKEIGIKMAIGARQNNIMQQFLIEAVLLCLIGGAIGIVLSYAIGYIFNNFLDGFSMIFSNGSVVLALVTSMSIGIIFGYMPAKNASKLNPIDALSRE, from the coding sequence GTGATAAACCTAAAAAACATCACCAAAAGCTTTAAGCTAGGCGATAATGATATAGAGATCTTGCATGGTATAAATTTAGAGATAAAAAAGGGCGAGTTTATAGCTATCATCGGTCAGTCTGGCTCTGGCAAATCAACCCTGATGAACATCCTTGGCTGCTTAGATAGCCCAAGTGGCGGACGGTACTTGCTAGATGGCAAAGATATATCAAAATTTGATAGCGATGCACTTGCTAAGCTTAGAAGGGATAAATTTGGCTTTATCTTTCAAAGATATAACCTGCTTAGCACGATGAATGCCCTTGAAAACGTAGTACTGCCAAGCATCTACGCAGGGGCAAACAAGAGCGAGCGAGAGAAAAGAGCTTATGAGCTTCTTGACTCACTTGGACTTAGCGAAAAAGCGAAAAATTTACCAAATAAACTTTCAGGCGGACAGCAGCAAAGGGTCTCCATAGCAAGAGCGCTGATGAATGGTGGCGAGATCATTTTAGCAGACGAGCCTACAGGCGCACTTGATAGCAAAAGTGGTCTAAGGGTGATGGAAATTTTAGTTGATCTTTATAAAAAAGGTCACACCATCATCATCGTCACGCACGACCCAAAAATCGCAGAGTATGCGAGTAGGGTGATAGAGATAAAAGATGGCAACATCGTAAGTGACAATGTAAAAAATAGCGAAATTTACGAGGCCACAAAGCAAACACAACCGGAAAAGAGTAAATTTACCTACTATAAAGACCAGCTAATCGAGAGCTTTAAAATGTCAGTAAATGCGATGCTAACTCACAAGCTAAGATCACTTTTAACTATGCTTGGTATTATAATTGGCATCACCGCAGTCGTTAGTGTCGTAGCCCTTGGCAAAGGCTCGCAGGAGCAAATTTTAGCTGGCATCAGAAAGATCGGCACAAACACGATCGACATCATGCCGGGGAAAGGCTTTGGCGATATGCTTTCAGGCAGGGTAAAAACGCTCTCTATAAGTGACGCAAATATGCTCTCAAAACAGTCGTTTCTTGACTCAGTCACTCCAAATACAAGTACTTCAGGCGTACTAACGTATGAAAATATCTCCTTAACAGCGACATTAAAAGGTGGTGGAGTAGGGAGCTTTGATGTAAATGGACTAAAGCTGGAAAAAGGAAGAATTTACGATGAGGACGAGGTTTTAAACTCTGATTCAGTTACACTAATCGATCAAAACACTAAAAATAGCATCTTTAAAAGCGAAGATCCTATCGGCAAGATTATTCTTTTTAACAAAAAGCCACTGCGCATTATTGGCGTTTTGCAAAAGGATGATTTTAAGATGGGCGACTCAAGCACGCTTAAAATTTACGCCCCTTACACGACTGTGCTAAACAAGGTCACTGGAGATAAATTTATAAGCTCGGTCACAGCCAAAGTAAATGAGGGCGTCAATGCACAAATCGCCGAAAAAACACTAACCGAGCTTTTAGAGATAAAGCACGGCAAAAAAGACTTTTTTACAAGAAACTCAGACAGCATCAAGCAAACGATCGAAGAGACCGTCTCAACCATGAGCCTTCTCATCTCAAGCATCGCCGTCATCTCGCTCGTGGTTGGTGGCATAGGAGTGATGAACATCATGCTAGTCTCAGTCACTGAGCGCACCAAAGAGATAGGCATAAAAATGGCGATCGGAGCCAGGCAGAACAACATCATGCAGCAGTTTTTGATAGAGGCGGTACTACTTTGCCTTATCGGCGGAGCCATCGGCATCGTCTTGTCCTACGCGATCGGCTACATTTTCAACAACTTTTTAGATGGTTTTAGCATGATCTTTTCAAATGGCTCGGTCGTGCTTGCGCTTGTTACATCGATGTCCATTGGCATCATCTTTGGCTACATGCCCGCCAAAAATGCCTCAAAACTAAATCCAATAGATGCGCTTTCAAGGGAGTAA
- a CDS encoding TolC family protein, with protein sequence MKFLSLALVLVLSGCAVKNIDENYKQILLEDNASKELGVDTSWWKEYHQSYLDELVELALKNNTDLAKAAINVNKALAQAGVLEANLIPSFSAGIEAESSKNIKEGGASSRSFGSSIGLSYELDLWQKLANSKDAAMFEARATKFDLEASKLSVINSVTDAYFQILYLNESIKTYEQILEIYNELNKIVGLKFELGKEEALSSKQINSQLLSAQNKIESAKKELVSAKKTLRILLNERPEFELKFEDLILSPVKRVGVDLDVPTSTIVNRPDLRAAIYRIEEGILNYKVSQKEFYPSITLGASLKSSTDKKEEAFSLKFLNGNIALNLPFLNYHKLKSNLKVSEVNFELAKLNYISTLNSALNEIDAFYKGYLNDEALLINYQEQIKNYEEISKIYELKYSYGKVELKEFLEAKNSELEAKIGLLKAKYTLLQDELNIYKAMAGKFNR encoded by the coding sequence ATGAAATTTCTAAGCTTAGCTTTAGTACTTGTTTTAAGTGGCTGCGCTGTTAAAAATATAGATGAAAACTACAAGCAAATTTTACTTGAAGATAACGCCAGTAAAGAGCTTGGTGTGGATACTTCTTGGTGGAAAGAGTATCATCAAAGCTACCTTGATGAGCTTGTAGAGCTTGCGCTTAAAAACAACACCGACCTTGCAAAAGCTGCGATAAATGTAAATAAAGCGCTCGCTCAAGCTGGCGTTTTAGAAGCAAATTTGATTCCAAGCTTTAGCGCTGGCATCGAGGCGGAAAGTAGCAAAAATATAAAAGAGGGCGGCGCTTCTAGTAGAAGTTTTGGTTCAAGCATAGGGCTTAGCTATGAGCTTGATCTTTGGCAAAAGCTAGCAAATAGCAAAGACGCAGCGATGTTTGAGGCAAGAGCGACTAAATTTGATCTGGAAGCTAGCAAACTAAGCGTGATAAACTCCGTAACAGACGCCTATTTTCAGATTTTATATCTAAATGAGAGCATTAAAACTTATGAGCAAATTTTAGAAATTTATAATGAACTAAATAAGATAGTTGGGCTTAAATTTGAGCTTGGCAAAGAGGAGGCGCTAAGCTCAAAACAGATAAACTCACAGCTTTTAAGCGCTCAAAATAAGATAGAAAGCGCCAAAAAAGAGCTTGTGAGTGCTAAAAAAACGCTTAGGATTTTGCTAAATGAGAGGCCAGAATTTGAGCTTAAATTTGAAGACCTTATACTAAGTCCCGTTAAAAGAGTGGGCGTTGATCTAGATGTGCCAACAAGCACCATAGTAAACCGCCCTGATCTAAGAGCAGCCATTTACCGCATAGAAGAGGGCATCTTAAACTACAAAGTGAGCCAAAAGGAGTTCTATCCAAGCATCACGCTAGGAGCCAGCCTTAAAAGCAGCACCGACAAAAAAGAGGAAGCCTTTAGCCTTAAATTTCTAAATGGCAACATAGCTCTGAATTTACCATTTTTAAACTATCACAAGCTAAAGTCAAATTTAAAGGTTAGCGAGGTAAATTTTGAGCTTGCAAAGCTAAACTACATAAGCACTCTAAATAGCGCATTAAACGAGATAGACGCATTTTATAAAGGCTACCTAAACGACGAAGCGCTGCTTATAAACTATCAAGAGCAGATAAAAAACTATGAGGAAATTTCAAAAATTTACGAGCTAAAATATTCCTACGGTAAGGTAGAACTAAAAGAATTTTTAGAGGCAAAAAATAGTGAGCTAGAAGCCAAAATAGGGCTATTAAAAGCAAAATACACGCTTTTACAAGACGAGCTAAATATCTACAAAGCTATGGCTGGCAAATTTAATAGGTAA
- a CDS encoding flagellar protein, which yields MRQMHVAVMANLAPNLKAVRSLWALQPLGKLRLFINSKHCLKLKNEPSNHEKRLSNLDQNLVKDDITHQILLSERATACFLFSEDSKFLAFSEWTADKMQIVKVVHLADVSIKTDNRRKRVVEFLSFDDGLLEILDSPIFMPKNYTLDIRTLFDDKI from the coding sequence ATGAGGCAAATGCATGTAGCAGTGATGGCAAATTTAGCGCCAAATTTGAAGGCTGTGAGGTCGCTATGGGCGCTCCAACCCTTGGGCAAGCTACGACTTTTTATAAATAGCAAGCACTGTCTAAAATTAAAAAATGAGCCTTCAAACCACGAAAAAAGACTATCAAATTTGGATCAAAATTTAGTCAAAGATGACATCACCCACCAAATTTTACTTAGCGAAAGAGCGACTGCTTGCTTTTTGTTTTCAGAGGACTCTAAATTTCTAGCTTTTTCTGAATGGACGGCAGATAAAATGCAGATCGTAAAGGTAGTGCACCTAGCCGATGTGAGCATAAAAACTGATAATAGGCGCAAAAGAGTAGTGGAATTTCTCTCATTTGATGATGGCTTGCTTGAAATTTTAGACTCACCGATCTTTATGCCTAAAAACTACACACTGGATATCCGCACACTTTTTGACGATAAAATTTAA
- a CDS encoding inorganic phosphate transporter: MLRDNLLAFVIFAICSVGFFVWGYQYIPTNNYFLFLIAGMFGLFMAFNIGGNDVANSFGTSVGAKTLTLKQALIIAAIFELSGAIFAGSEVTNTIRNEIVKFPSDLNPMKFVIIMISALLSSGLWLFYASKKGLPVSTTHSIVGGIVGAGLAMGFMIKDPEPFSMVSWSEIGRIAVSWVISPLLGGVMSYIIFGYVKSKIIEPTHELKMNLKALKAERKAYKESFIKALKTKPAEEQIATLSKIAVIDEDEIETTEYSEYRSKIRIMKDSEKEIDTFKAMKKHIPIIAGFAAMVISSMMLFKGLEHINLAFSIIQTIWIIFVIGALAYLASLAIINVMSKNDSEKSINRIFSWFQIFTASSFAFSHGANDIANAVGPFAAVLDVLKTGSINESSPIPSIAMVTFGISLVVGLWFLGKEVITTIGSKLAEILPTTGFSAELASSIVILLATKLGIPVSSTHILIGAVLGIGIVNKNANWKMVRPIILAWLITLPAAAISSAIFYFALAKFLGV, encoded by the coding sequence TTGCTTCGAGATAACTTATTGGCATTTGTTATTTTTGCAATTTGTAGCGTTGGATTTTTCGTTTGGGGCTATCAATACATTCCGACAAATAACTACTTTTTATTCTTGATCGCTGGCATGTTTGGTCTTTTTATGGCCTTTAATATCGGTGGAAATGACGTTGCAAATAGCTTTGGCACAAGCGTTGGTGCTAAGACGCTAACACTTAAGCAAGCTCTCATCATCGCAGCTATTTTTGAGCTTAGCGGTGCGATATTTGCAGGATCAGAGGTTACAAATACGATTAGAAACGAGATCGTGAAATTTCCAAGCGATCTAAACCCAATGAAATTTGTCATCATTATGATCTCAGCCCTTCTTAGCTCTGGGCTTTGGCTATTTTACGCATCCAAAAAAGGTCTGCCGGTCTCAACCACCCACTCGATCGTTGGCGGCATCGTTGGTGCAGGACTTGCTATGGGTTTTATGATAAAAGATCCAGAGCCATTTAGCATGGTCTCATGGAGCGAGATCGGTAGAATCGCCGTAAGTTGGGTCATTTCGCCACTGCTTGGCGGCGTGATGTCTTACATTATATTTGGCTATGTAAAAAGTAAAATTATCGAGCCAACACATGAACTTAAAATGAATCTAAAAGCTCTAAAAGCTGAGCGAAAAGCATATAAAGAAAGCTTCATAAAAGCACTAAAAACAAAGCCAGCTGAGGAGCAAATAGCCACTCTTTCAAAGATCGCAGTTATCGATGAGGACGAGATCGAAACCACTGAATACAGCGAATATCGCTCAAAAATTCGCATCATGAAAGATAGCGAAAAAGAGATAGATACCTTTAAAGCGATGAAAAAGCACATCCCGATCATCGCTGGATTTGCCGCAATGGTCATCTCATCAATGATGCTTTTTAAAGGGCTTGAACACATAAATTTAGCCTTTAGCATCATCCAAACTATCTGGATCATCTTTGTTATCGGAGCACTAGCATATCTTGCAAGCCTTGCTATCATAAACGTCATGAGCAAAAACGATAGCGAAAAGAGTATTAATAGAATTTTCTCATGGTTTCAAATTTTTACCGCTTCATCTTTTGCATTTTCACACGGCGCAAACGACATCGCAAACGCAGTTGGACCATTTGCAGCCGTACTTGACGTGCTAAAAACTGGCTCTATAAACGAAAGCTCGCCCATACCAAGCATCGCAATGGTAACCTTTGGTATCTCGCTTGTCGTTGGACTTTGGTTTTTAGGCAAAGAGGTGATCACCACCATCGGCTCAAAACTAGCTGAAATTTTACCGACAACTGGCTTTAGTGCTGAGCTTGCCTCAAGTATCGTCATACTTCTAGCTACAAAGCTTGGCATACCAGTTAGCTCGACTCATATTCTAATAGGTGCAGTTTTAGGTATCGGTATCGTAAATAAAAATGCAAACTGGAAAATGGTAAGACCAATCATTCTTGCTTGGCTCATCACGCTTCCAGCAGCTGCTATCTCATCAGCTATATTTTATTTTGCCCTTGCTAAATTTTTAGGCGTTTAG
- a CDS encoding ATP-dependent Clp protease ATP-binding subunit, with protein sequence MADITENLTAQMQETLEKGISLAIFSKNPQVVPLHIFWALLADSNSILNQVFNKMNVSKDAVELEVKSKISSLPSSSNVTKDNVSVSRELINSLENAKALMVSMGDSYIAVDTWIISSLELSEIKQILSKFCDILEIKKNLESIRGGKKIDSQTGDDTLDSLEKFGIDLTQKALNKELDPVIGRDEEITRMMQILIRKSKNNPILLGEPGVGKTAIVEGLAQKIVARDVPTSLANKRVIALDMSAVVAGAKYRGEFEDRLKAVIDEVKKAGNIILFIDEIHTIVGAGASEGGMDAANILKPALARGELHAVGATTLKEYRKYFEKDAALQRRFQPIDVKEPSVNEALQILRGIKERLEVHHGITITDSALVAAARLSDRYIANRFLPDKAIDLIDEAAAELKMQIESEPYELSKIKREIVTLQVEKEALKMEDADKNKERLGEIEKEIADLNEKKLALDTKFENEKAVFGGISKATKEIDSLKSQAEIAKRNGDLQKAAEIEYGKIADAKKHKHELEEKWESMKKEGVLLKNQVDEELVAEILSKWTGISVKKMLTSEKEKYLRIEEHLRESVVGQDDALHALARAVKRNKAGLNEGQRPIGSFLFLGPTGVGKTQSAKALAKFLFDDEKALIRFDMSEYMEKHSVSRLLGAPPGYVGYDEGGQLTEAVRRRPYSVILFDEVEKAHKDVFNILLGILDDGRATDNKGVTVDFKNTIIILTSNIASNFIMELKGEDRDVAVKNELKNYFKPEFLNRLDDTIIFNPLNEQGLISIVEIMFKELEKTLHNRGIKAILSEEAKKFIAKAGFDIVYGARPLRRALYELVEDKIADMILKDELESGDEITIDSDGEKIIIKKK encoded by the coding sequence ATGGCTGATATAACAGAAAATTTAACAGCTCAGATGCAAGAAACTCTTGAAAAAGGTATTAGTTTAGCGATATTTTCTAAAAATCCGCAAGTTGTTCCACTTCATATTTTTTGGGCTTTGCTTGCAGATAGCAATTCCATTTTAAACCAAGTGTTTAATAAAATGAATGTAAGTAAAGACGCTGTCGAGCTTGAAGTAAAAAGTAAAATTTCTTCACTTCCAAGTAGCTCAAACGTTACAAAAGATAACGTTTCAGTTTCAAGAGAACTTATAAATTCTCTTGAAAATGCAAAAGCTTTGATGGTAAGCATGGGCGATAGCTACATAGCTGTTGATACATGGATCATCTCATCTCTTGAGCTTAGTGAGATCAAACAAATTTTAAGCAAATTTTGTGACATCTTAGAGATCAAAAAGAACCTTGAGAGCATAAGAGGCGGTAAAAAGATAGATAGCCAAACTGGTGATGATACTCTTGATAGCTTAGAGAAATTTGGTATCGATCTCACGCAAAAAGCGCTAAATAAAGAGCTTGATCCAGTCATCGGCCGCGATGAAGAGATCACTAGGATGATGCAAATTTTAATAAGAAAGAGCAAAAACAACCCTATATTATTAGGTGAGCCAGGCGTTGGTAAAACAGCCATCGTTGAGGGCTTGGCTCAAAAGATAGTCGCTCGTGATGTGCCAACAAGCCTTGCAAACAAGCGTGTCATCGCGCTTGATATGAGTGCAGTCGTAGCTGGTGCAAAGTATAGAGGCGAGTTTGAAGATAGATTAAAAGCTGTCATCGACGAGGTCAAAAAAGCTGGCAACATCATACTTTTTATAGATGAAATTCACACCATAGTTGGAGCTGGTGCGAGCGAGGGTGGAATGGATGCTGCAAATATCCTAAAACCAGCTCTTGCACGTGGCGAGCTTCACGCTGTTGGTGCGACGACATTAAAAGAGTATAGAAAATACTTTGAAAAAGATGCGGCACTTCAAAGACGTTTTCAACCAATAGACGTTAAAGAGCCAAGCGTAAATGAGGCACTTCAAATTTTACGTGGCATAAAAGAGCGTCTTGAAGTTCACCACGGCATCACGATAACAGATAGCGCGCTAGTTGCCGCAGCAAGGTTAAGTGACCGCTACATTGCAAACCGCTTCTTACCAGATAAAGCGATCGACCTTATAGACGAGGCAGCAGCTGAGCTTAAGATGCAAATAGAAAGCGAACCATACGAGCTTTCAAAGATAAAACGCGAGATCGTAACGCTTCAAGTAGAAAAAGAAGCTCTAAAGATGGAGGATGCTGATAAAAATAAAGAAAGACTTGGCGAGATCGAAAAAGAGATAGCTGACCTGAACGAGAAAAAGCTAGCGCTTGATACTAAATTTGAAAACGAAAAGGCCGTTTTTGGCGGAATTTCAAAAGCAACAAAAGAGATCGATAGCTTAAAATCACAAGCTGAGATAGCAAAAAGAAATGGGGATCTTCAAAAGGCTGCCGAGATAGAATACGGCAAGATAGCTGACGCCAAAAAGCACAAACACGAGCTTGAAGAAAAATGGGAGAGCATGAAAAAAGAGGGCGTGCTTCTTAAAAATCAAGTCGATGAAGAGCTTGTGGCTGAAATTTTAAGCAAATGGACTGGAATTTCAGTTAAGAAGATGCTAACAAGCGAAAAAGAGAAGTATCTGCGCATCGAAGAGCATCTAAGAGAGAGCGTTGTTGGTCAAGATGATGCACTACACGCACTTGCACGTGCTGTTAAGAGAAACAAAGCAGGGCTAAATGAGGGTCAAAGGCCGATTGGTTCATTTTTATTTCTTGGACCAACAGGCGTTGGTAAAACTCAGTCAGCTAAGGCTTTGGCTAAGTTCTTGTTTGACGATGAGAAGGCGCTTATCCGCTTTGATATGAGCGAATATATGGAAAAACATAGCGTGAGCAGGCTTCTTGGTGCGCCTCCAGGATATGTAGGCTACGATGAGGGTGGTCAGCTAACAGAGGCAGTTCGCAGAAGACCATACTCAGTCATACTTTTTGACGAGGTTGAAAAGGCTCACAAGGATGTATTTAACATACTTCTTGGCATACTTGATGATGGACGCGCGACTGATAACAAAGGCGTAACGGTTGATTTTAAAAACACTATCATCATTTTAACTTCAAACATCGCTTCAAATTTCATAATGGAGCTAAAGGGCGAAGACCGTGACGTGGCTGTTAAAAACGAGCTTAAAAACTACTTTAAACCTGAGTTTTTAAATAGACTTGATGATACTATCATATTTAATCCTCTAAACGAGCAAGGTTTGATATCTATCGTTGAGATCATGTTTAAAGAGCTTGAAAAAACTCTTCACAACCGCGGTATCAAGGCAATTTTGAGCGAAGAGGCTAAGAAATTTATCGCAAAAGCTGGCTTTGACATAGTTTATGGCGCAAGACCTCTTAGAAGAGCACTTTACGAGCTAGTTGAAGACAAGATCGCTGATATGATCTTAAAAGATGAGCTTGAAAGCGGCGATGAGATCACCATCGATAGCGATGGTGAGAAGATCATCATTAAGAAAAAATAA